From one Musa acuminata AAA Group cultivar baxijiao chromosome BXJ2-6, Cavendish_Baxijiao_AAA, whole genome shotgun sequence genomic stretch:
- the LOC103974091 gene encoding uncharacterized protein LOC103974091 has product MAACLPNLSSPGRERRLSELLQEQQEPFLLDVYLLEKGYSDKLLASPATSLCWPINDAFKRVQRIASHGFRRSCWRRRRCQLLRCMLAKFLSGRVVRQAFLGRDKKVLHLSEADEVLSLSSRCSDGGEIPWKSHQVDDPKQLSPVSVLELHSYEGSPVHPTNTEEDTSTLHLFKELLELSCVTPPALNQFGTSKKQLDLPEKLHLDREQEDKSTKDSHESSGHEIFETVIRDDETSSWQRQRGVRTSISQLTFSDISNSKREWHEFQPQVREIAVQIEEAIFEGIREDVISEMLGSRCTF; this is encoded by the exons ATGGCTGCCTGTCTTCCCAACTTATCATCACCTGGCCGGGAAAGGCGGCTCTCCGAGCTGCTGCAGGAGCAACAAGAGCCCTTCTTGTTGGATGTTTACCTCCTGGAGAAAGGGTACTCAGACAAGCTCCTCGCTTCCCCGGCCACCAGCCTGTGCTGGCCCATCAACGACGCATTCAAGAGGGTGCAGCGGATCGCAAGCCATGGTTTCAGGAGGAGttgctggaggaggaggagatgtcaGCTGCTGAGGTGCATGCTCGCCAAGTTTCTCAGCGGGAGGGTCGTCAGGCAGGCCTTCTTGGGCCGGGACAAGAAGGTCCTTCATTTGTCTGAGGCCGACGAGGTCTTGTCTTTGTCTTCCAGATGCAGCGATGGAGGAGAGATCCCATGGAAATCCCATCAGGTGGATGATCCAAAGCAGCTCAGCCCTGTGTCGGTTCTCGAGCTGCACTCTTACGAAGGCTCTCCAGTTCATCCTACCA ATACAGAAGAGGATACATCAACACTGCACCTCTTCAAGGAGCTACTTGAGCTCTCTTGCGTTACTCCTCCTGCTCTCAACCAGTTTGGTACATCAAAGAAGCAGCTTGATCTACCAGAGAAGCTTCACTTGGACCGTGAACAGGAAGACAAAAGCACGAAGGATTCTCATGAAAGTTCAGGCCATGAGATTTTTGAAACTGTGATCCGCGACGATGAGACCTCTTCATGGCAGAGGCAGAGAGGAGTTCGTACTAGCATCAGCCAGCTGACATTCTCAGACATCTCCAACTCCAAGAGGGAATGGCATGAATTCCAGCCTCAGGTTAGAGAGATTGCAGTTCAGATAGAAGAAGCCATTTTTGAGGGTATCAGAGAAGATGTAATCTCAGAGATGTTAGGCTCTCGTTGTACATTCTAA